GGCAGACGGAGCCGCGcagcgccgcggccgccgctccTCCGCCGCCTCCGCGAGCACCGGCGCTGGACAAGCCGCTGCAGGCAGCCAGGTACCGCTGCTCTGCGGCGTGGGGCGGGGGACATTCCCATCCGGTGACTGAGGCGGGCAGGGTGCCCAGCCATCCTGGAACAAAGGACCGCTTTGATGCGCAGTTTCGGGCAGAGCTGatgaaaacttttctttccttgtgaaGCTTTCACTTAGCCAGGTGGGCACAGAATTTGTCTGTGGTGGTTCTGAGGGGTGAAGGGATCTTTCTGGCTTGTTTGTTTCAAGGATACGCAGCGGGCGTGCCTCCTGCTGCCAGACAAAGCCGGAGAAACGATGACGGAGGCAGGTCATACAGCACTGGCTCTCAAAGAGCCTTGTTTCGCCCCAAACCCTCTTTCCATTAATTAACGGCTTCCTAAGCTGTTCCGAAGTGGAGGTGCACCCTACCGAAGGTGGTGGGCTGGGGGAATCGCTGGTAAGCTTCTGTGAAGGAGACGATGCGCCTGGGAGGAGGTGTCTGAAGAAGAGCTGGGGGATGGTGTTGCGGTAGAATGCTCTGGCCAGGCAGCCGGGAGAAATCTGCACAATGGttgggaggcagcagcacattACCAGAAGCCGCAGGCTTCCCTGCGTCTTGCCTAGCTGGTATCTGGCATTCTGCTGCAGTTCGATGCTCGGGTCTCCTCTAGTGCCCTTGGTCTCCTCTCTGCCACCTTGGAGATGTGGAAAACACCCACCCCTGCCTGTGCTTGTGGGGAAAGAGGGTGGTGTTCAGCACACATCAGGTCAAAGATCTGGCCAGCTCAGACACAGGGTAAATAAACATGGCTGTGCTTTGCTGTAATTggcagaaggagcaggaagCATGTGTTCTCTCATCTGCTGTTTTGGAGGAATGTCCAGGTTGAAACAACAACATTAACCCCAAATACCAAAATGGCTCTTGGGGCACAAAGGACACGTGGCAAGATTCTGACCTTGGCAGAGTTGCTGGATAAATGCTTCATTTCCTGGGAAAGAGCCATGGAGCTCCTCAAAGAGCTCTAGCCAGACAGGGGAGCCAGAGATAAACCAGATCCTTTGCTTGTTACGCAGGTAGAGGTTTGTCCCTGTGACTTTGCCTGCCTTGCTGTGGTTTACAAAACCTGTTTGCTTCTGGAAATAGTAGCGCAGTCTTGCAGCCTGCAGTCAGCTGCTCTTTGGGGGTGCTCCAGGTACACCACAGAGGGAGTGTGGGCACACCAGAGCCCATCAGGGCACACAGAATGGCTCCAGAGCTCCTGCTGGTCCCATCTGCATCCTGCTTATCTCCCATACTGCTCAGGCACATCCAGTGCATAGCCCTCACATTAGACAGATGCCTGCAAAGGCACTGGCTCCTGGGAATTACTCTGCCTGCTTTAATACTGCTTCATGCTGTCAGGGCAAGGTAATGGCTCTCACTCTGTTTTTTATAGTGCAAGACTCCCAATCAGATTCTGAAGCTGGGAAGAGATGCTTGCCCTGGCTCCATTCCAGCTGCTTAGCTCTTGTCTCCACTAGCCTGGAAACATGTTTTAATGGTGTTTTGCTGTAGTCCCAGGCGCAGCAGATGCAGAATGGATTTAGTGAGCTGCTGCAGACATGAACAAGTTTAAAAACAAGGTCTTATCAGCTGATCTCGAGGTGCCAGCATAAGCTTGCTGGTGGGAGTGGTGATGACTGCTGTTCTCATTCCAATGGCCTGCTGGAAGGTGCAGGTTTTCCCAGCCAGCTGGGGTTGTAAACAATATGATGTACAATCAGAACAAAATGGTTTTCTGCTAATGGCAAAAATCGGTGCtatttgtttggttggttttgctgttgttggctgttttgttggggttttttttacccctTGTTGCTTCCAATGTCTGTATTCTTTGGTAGTAACGAGTGGACTGAGACCTTTCTGGTCTTGAAAGGAATGAATGATCTGATGCAAAGCCAACCAGATTACCTGCACTGTCTTCCTCGGAGTACATATCCATATTGGAATTGGATCATGCTTTGATAATACAGGAGTTGCTTGCTCTGGTCAATCAGAACAAACACCAGTACCTTTTGTCTTGTCTGTTTCCAGCTGTGGGCTGGAAGGTgggagggggatgggaagctcccGTGTTCTTTCTGTAATGGTTTGAACATGAGTCACTGTGGCCAAGTCCTTGTAAAGCCACCTTATCACCACCTTGCCCTGGGTTTCAGGGAAGGGTATGTGATGTCATGTGTTTTATTAGAGATTATAGGTGGTAGGGAGCTAAAGCTTCTGGGACAGAGAGGAGTGTTAGGAGGCTCCCTTCACGGTCTTTCCCTTCAGCTCCGGTCTCCTTGTGGGAGAGAGCTTCTGCTTGAGCTGCAAATCTAGTTCCTTAGTCCTTGTCCCCTGGGCCTCTTGCAGCCTGCTGGTTAGGACAGACATTCCCAACACAAGCCTTCCAGtatctagaaaaaaaccccagagcttCACAGTCAGCTAGAGCTGGCATGTGTCAGCTGCTGAAAGAAGCAATCCTGGCCTTGATCCCTGGACAGCCCTCCCTATCCCCTGGACAGGGATCAAGGCACATCAACAGCGCAGTCAGCTTGTACTGTGTTATACACGACTCTGAAGATTGGGGAAACTGGTTGGGCAAAGTCTTTCTGGGCTTGGAGACCGCCTTCAAAGCCATGTGAGGAGGTGCCTGGATGCCAAGGAGAGTCCTGGTTTTGGGGCATAGGAGAATGAGTGAGACAACTTCTTGCCTTCACTGCATGCTGTGTTGCTGCAGGTGGATTGCTTTGGGACAGAGGGACTGTCCCTGCGGGACCCTGCTGGAAGGAAGCAGGCACTGCATTCCCTTTCTCTGGGCCTCGGGTCATTTTCTGGTGCTGTGGTGCCTCGCTCCTTTTGTCCTGAGGAGGTGTTCACTAAAGGCAAACGCATTGACTTTACCTAGGAATTCAgatgaagacttttttttcttatcattctttttttcctcccacaagAGGATGGCTAAGTCATGGTCCAGGGGTCTGAAGAGTTTGTGGGATCTCCGTTTTGGGAGATGGTCCTTTAGCTAGACACAGATACCTGATCAGGTACCTGCTTTGAGTGAGGGAATGGGCCAAAGACCTCAAAGCATTCATTCCAAGTAATACTCTTCAAGTAGTACTCAAGCCAGACTCTTATTGAGGGGAAAGTTATAACACAACAATGCCTCTGTAGTACTTGAAGTCATCTGTGTGTTGGTTTAACTCTCTAGGCTGTCTGCAGTGCAAAAAAGGTCTGGGCTGGAGGCTGACATTGGGAAAGAATTTTGGACAGGAGATGGGACTCTAGGTGTCCCCTTTTTTGGCAATAGGGTGTAGAAACTTGTTGAGACAACTGGTGGCAGAGAATGTAATGGACATTAGAGTTTGAGTGACGTCTTTTGACTTTACAATTGCAGCTCAGGGATATGCTGGGTATGAGGTCCCAGGATGGTGACTCCTGCTTGATGTCCTCTTTGTGTGTTCTTCGTGGCTCTAAGGGAGCGCACAGGTATTTCTGGCAATGGTAACAAGCACCACAGAGCACCATTCCAGCTCTGGGCCTCACATGAACCTCAGCATTTCTTGTTTTGCCCATATTAGAGCAGCTCTGGAAATACCAACTTGGATGTGGAGCTCAGCAGCACCGGTTTGTCCCTTTTCTGTGGTTCTGCTCCAGGTGGCCTGGGGTGGTAACTCTGAGCGCAGTGGCTCTTCTAGCAGTGGTGTGTCAGTGTGCAGGTGTTCCTGGCAGTGTCGATGTGTCCGGGCTGTGCAGTGGAAGCCTCAGAGGCTCTGCACAGCTGACTATAATCTCCTACAATCTGTTTGCTTTCTGACACTAAtatcaaaataagaaaattggTGCTCATGACACAGCCTCTTTGATAGCTGCAACTTTGTCACTCTGTTtgctttttactgcttttattttatttttcagcatccAGAGTATTAGGTGTTGGTTTTGTTGCAGTGTCCCTTAGGAGTGGAGACTCACTGTCTTATTTGCAGTGTCACTTCTAGCTTCATTGGACGTCAACCAGTCATTCCTGAGACCCTTTGTTGTTCAACAGTAATGAGCTGGCAGAGgtccaaagaaaagcaaacaaacaaaacaaaaaaccctttcTGCTTTTATCAAGTCATTTTGCTTCCCAAATGTATAACCTTGCTGTTTCTCCAGGTAGCAAAAGCATGTCTCACAGGAGGAGACTGGGATAATTATGGTGAAGCAAGACAAAGCCCTGTGTTTCCATTTCTAGATGCTGCCACTGGTATCGATCTCTCAAATGTGGTCACTTGTTCTTGCTGTGGGTCAGACTTACTCTTTTCCACAGGAAGCTTTTTTCTAGAACCCAACTGTCTTCAACTACCTTACATCACTTATATCCTTAGATCACCTTCTCCTACAGAAGAATTTGCTgctgaaaatgtgtttcagtTCTTTACAGAAAGTGCTGGCAGACCATCTGCAGTTTGAAGGACGCTGCAGTTATTGTCTTGTGCAAGTTGGGACGGTACCTTGTGTCTCACATGGGTCCAGGGACATGCAGAGAGGCAGTGAACTGAATTTGTTGAGTTGTTTGTAGACCTGAAATCTCTGTCCTGCTGTAGTTGACTCCTGATTTCCCCGGTGCCTttcctcccccatccccataGCCTTCTAGCATTAGGCATCATAACCTAAGCTTTAAGATGCATTTGGACTCATTTAATCTGGCATCCTTGTACATGTTGTGGGTTGAAGATAGAAGCAGTGAAGCTTCCAGCTCTTTCCTCTTAAAGGTCTCGCATATGGGAGCAGTTTGAGAGGCAGAAGAATGAGCTGCTGAAATTGCTGATGCTTAGTGATTTCGCGGTTATGCACTTGAATGCAGGAGGAAGGTTTTTGCCTGGCAGGATGTAGTTGCTGATGGATTCCCAGCTGattgctgcagctgccacaaAGCTCAGTGCACGCATGTTCCTTCCCTGTCCTCCAAGCAGGAGCAGAAGAGGGGAGATGAGATGGGTGTTGTCGGAAAGCTGGGTTATTCTAGCAGCTCACTGTAAATAGGGAGGACGTGCCAACTAGAGCGGAAACGTGCGAGTGGAGacctgggctgggacacctgCAGGTCCATGAGCACTGCAGCAGGATAAGCTGGGTACAAGGCTCTCCATCTCTCAAGGAGCTAGGTGGAAAAGcattctttcttcctgttcCAGTCTGAGCCCCACCCTGCAAAAGGCAAACCATGATGTGTCCCTTCATCTCTGCAGAAAACCTCTGAGTGTTTTCTGCCTGGATAAAGGACACTCAGTGCACCTTGCTGAATGTAAAGGAGTAGGTAAGAGTCCCTATACAGCAGCCTCAGCCTGCCCGACCTTGGTGTTTGCTGCCATAGCAAGTGTTTCCTCTCTGGAGAGCTGAGCACCGAGTGTAGACCTGTCAGGGGAGAGCTAAAATAAGGCAgtttgggggaaaattcctgctTTGGAAGGATAAGTCAGCTCCTACCAAggtttgttgcttttctttgctgtaCAAGAGGTACCAGCATTCAAATGACTTCTCTGCAGtctcctgtttgttttcttgttgagCAGTTGTGTGTTGTTCTTAGGTTTTGCACCCTCTGTCCAGCCTGGACAATCCTCTGTCCACAGTTGAACGTGGAAACGTGTTGGTACCTAGCAGAGCTATGCTTCCAGGATGTCACCCTAGGGGAGAAAGGCCAATTATGTTGGTATATGTAAGGTTACAGATGTTTGCACAGCCAGTGAGAGAAGAAAAGCCTCTATTGGTATTCCTTGAAGGACCTGAGGATGTAGTTGCAGGTAGGATGAGTCTTATATGCTGTGGATCAGgatgttttgatttatttttccttctcagtctGAAATCTTTGCAGTTTCAAAAAGCAAGCTGATTGTGAGGACTGTGAAATGCGTGAATGTTTTCTGCTGGAGGGGCTGAAGAAGGAGTGTTGCTGTAGTAGAGGTGCTGGTGGTTTAACACAGCAGTTTCACAGTTGAGGAGTAGTTCTGTGTACAGTGGAATTAATGAGGCTGATTTTCTATGGATCTGGGTCTTGTCTGTCTGACTCTGTTACCTAGCAAGGTGTGAGCTCTGGTGGCTTTTTATCCTGTGATATGTTCCTCTTCCCAGTATGTTTGTATTGCACATTTTAAAGATGGCAGCAAGATCTCTGCAGGGACATAAGTGATGCTGCCATGAAAACTGTCAGCACTTCACAACTGGCCCAGTACCCACAGGGACTTGTACAGCTCAGCTGTGTGAGTTTTAGAGCAGAGTTCTAGTTTTTTGTATGTTGGGTATGAGGCCATTCCTGGGTGTGTTCTTGTGTCACAAGCATTGCCTATGGGCCAGAGAACTCCCACTTGCCTGTTTCCCTGTTTGCAAGTGAGTCTGGGGCTATGTTTCCTTACAAGTTGAAACCAGTGATGGGGCCATTTAACCCTTTAGCAGTTATTATTACCTCGGGTTCTGTGGAAGAGGTAAGTGCCTGCTGAGCCTTCCTGGGAAGCTGTCTGGACATCTTTCAGAGCATGAGAGTGCTTGGCCAGATGAGGCAGCACTAACACCCTTTGGGCTGCCAACCTCTTTTCTCTAGGGCTGGGAGTTGTTGCACGTTTCTTCCTGAGTTGTGCTCACCTGCAGAAGTCTGCCTTAGGCAAGGCTTCCCTTATTGCTTTAGCACTTCATCCCACTCCAGGTgtggaaaaggtgggaaaaagaATAACAGGGGAACTGTTGACCAGAACGTTTAGCTGCCAGTTTCTGGAGAATGAGTTTGGAAGATAGGATATGAGTGGAAACCAACTCTCGAGacaaatttttccttttgaaacagTAGTCTATGTCCTCTGTCTTGCCCTTAATGAGGTTTTTCATGCTATTCTTATCATATGGTCTTCTCTGAAGCAAACTGGCATAAGTCATGGTCCAGATGAGACTATTTTGGTATAAAATACCCAATGTGCAGGGTTAACTGCATGTGGAGCATGACAGATACCCAAAAGTGAAGGATACAGTGAAGTGTGAGTCAGAATTGGTGCTGATGCTCAATCATGAAGTGAATGTGAAGTCAGCATTGTGACTTTGGGGGAGGATGACTCAGTTCTTGTTCAGAAGTGTGAACAGAAACCCAGTCTTCAAAAGACATGAGGTGTTTCTGCCCTGCTGAGGGTTCGGTAAGGTCTCTGCTGTGTGTCGAGGGTTTGCTCCCCTTCCTGAGGGATGGATGTACATCATTGGAACAGAAACCAAAGGAGGGTTGAGAGGAGAGTTCAGGCCTGTAAAATGACTGGAGGAAGAGTGAGGCTAAAGAGGAGGAGATGAGTGGCTTTAATAATGAGATGTGTGTACTTAAAGCAGCTGTCCCAGTGCTGTTTGTCATCTTCACTCTAAGTGCTGCAGTGAGGAGGAAGCTGGGCCTCTCAATTGCTTGGGGCCCATTGCCCAGTAGCTCCCTGGCAGCTGGACTGTGGGATCACCTTGGGCAGAGTGCACAGGTGAGGAGGAGCCCTGCCAGAAAGGggagctctgctctctctgttcctgcagctggggcagTATTTCTGTTCTCTCAGTAAACCAGGCACAAGGCAGCTGCTGAACTAAGAGCTCAAACCATGCAGAGATGGGTCCCGCAGGAGGTCAAAGGCAGATCTGATGGCAGCAATTCCCTCACCTCCTCCTGTGTAGATTCTGGGCAGCTTGCCAGCTTCCTGGCAGCAGGGCCCTGGGCACTCAGGTTGCAGAGgcctctgccagctccaggaagcaaggaggtgctgctgggcaggTGCTGCTTGTGCAGGGCATAGCAgggggctggttttggggtgacCTGATAACAAGGGGGGAGGTGGCTTTACTGTTGAGTAGTGTGAGGAGGCTGCTGGGGTGGCCCAGCTGGAGGAAGAGGCTGGGACTCTGCTAGATGAGTGAGTCATGGAGCAGCCAGGGTCTTGCTGTAAGGGGTCTTGCCTTCCTCGTGTGTCTCTCAACCTCTGGCCTGTTGTGTTTCTCTAGCTCCTGGACTTTGTATGCAGGGGTCTTGCAGCCACACTGACATTGTGGGTTGTAGCACGTGGTGTCCCTGTGCAAAGGCAGTAACTGGGTACTTTCCCATTGTATGTCTGGGGGGAACCGGACATGGAAGGAGTACGGAGTCCTTAGGCCATCCAGAGGAGTCcttgggctggcagcagggtgaATGAAGATGGAGAAGTTGGTGTTTCAAGTTGCACCTCCACAAGGATTATCTTAGTGTGACTGTAGCAGTTGGTGTATGTGAGCTTCCCCAGTCAGGCAGTGGTGTGGTGTGTCCTGCTGGTGGCATGTCCCTTAGTGCCACAATGGCAGTTCTGTGCTGAGGCTGCAATCCTCAGGATGTACTCTTCTGGTCAGGCAGTATTTTGGCACAGTGATGCCACTGATGCCTCCCTGTCTGAGACACTCTTCCAGGAGATTTTCCTTTGAGGAAGCAGAAAGCTTTCAGCTGGCATCCCTCCACTTTGTGTTCCCTTTCTTCTGCAGGTGTTGAACTCTGACAGCCTCTCTGCATCAGTGGTTTGTGGGCAGAAGGTGTATAGATTGAAGCCCCAGCTGCCAACCACAAATCTCTGCTCTTAAATGGAAGCTAAATTAGTCTTCCCCCTGCTGGGAGTGTGGGGGTGTTGGAGGTCAGCACTGGTTGTAGCCTTTTTGTCTCCTGTCCACGTGGGCCACCTGCGCTGGTTGCCAGCACTCCCGGCCACAAAAGCAGAGGCATGTGCCCTGacagctgcctgctgccaaaaggaaaggggaagatgAAGGAGAAGGGCTTAGAGTAGGCAATCAGTTAAATGCTGTCTCTGACTGCTTGAAGGAGGTTGTGATACTTGTGTCTGGTTGTGACTCTCTGAAACAGCCCTGGGGCACTCAGGTTTTCTCTTGGTCTCTGTGCAGGCCTGCAGGAGTAGGACTATGTCCACCATGGTGTACCCAAGGGAGGAGAAACTGGACAAGCTGAGCCAAGAGGAGATAATTTCCAACACCAAGCTGGTAATGCAAGGGCTGGAAGCACTCAAGAATGAACACAACTCCATCCTGCACAGCTTGCTGGAGACCATCAAGTGCCTGAAGAAGGATGAAGAAGCCAATCTCGTGCATGAGAAATCCAACCTGCTCCGCAAGTCAGTGGAGATGATAGAACTGGGGCTTGGAGAAGCTCAGGTGAGAGTGGTCGGTGATCCCCTAGGTGTTATCTGGGATTGGCAGAGGAAGGGTGGGCATGTGGCCATTTCCCATAAGCTGCAGGAATGGGAAGGGGCTAAGTGTAGGTGGCTAGCATGGGACCCTCAGCATGTGTGTGAGGGAGAGACAAGAGTGTGGTTGTTACTGACTGAGACTCTTAACAAGGTGATGATGGCCTTGTCCAACCATCTGAATGCCGTGGAGTCAGAGAAGCAGAAGCTGCGTGCTCAGGTGCGGAGACTGTGCCAGGAGAACCAGTGGCTGCGTGATGAGCTTGCCAACAcccagcagaagctgcagcgTAGTGAACAGACCGTGgctcagctggaggaggagaagaaacacCTTGAGTTCATGAACCAGCTGAAGAAGTATGATGAGGATGTCTCGCCTTCGGTATGCCCCAGTCCTTTTGATCAGCTGCTTTTGTGGGTCCGGGAGGTTGGATTGGGAGAACTGCCTGGGTGTGATAACATTGTCCTGGATTTTGCCCCTTCCCAGCTACCGTGCACAGCAATGCCTGTAATAAAGGGGGCCTGCATGGGGCAGAGTCTCTGGATTTTGTTCTGTGCGGGGAGATGGTGGCAGAGACAGCAGGAGAAATTGAGTGTGTTGGTGGGCTGAAGAAGAGCTGAGAGTTTGGCAACTGactcagcccaggctgctgctgctgtctctgctgaGAACCAACAGTATTTGTGATTCTCATCCTctcaggaggagaaggagggtgACTCCACCAAGGACTCTCTGGATGACCTATTCCCaaatgaggaggaggagcatGGTCCTGGATGTAAGTGTTTGCTCATGTATGGGTGCTGCTGTCTCTGTTCAAGCCTGCTGGGCCAACTGTGCCATGTTTATTTCTGTGCCCACAGTgccccaccagcacagcagtgccGTGGCAGCTGCCCAGCAGGGAGGTTATGAGATTCCCGCACGCTTGCGCACCCTCCACAACCTTGTCATCCAGTACGCCTCGCAGGGACGCTATGAGGTGGCTGTGCCGCTCTGCAAGCAGGCACTCGAGGACCTAGAGAAGACATCAGGCCATGATCATCCTGATGTGGCTACCATGCTCAACATTCTAGCACTAGTGTACAGGTGAGCATGGTGGGGAGGGCAGGACTGGGCCAGGACAGGTTTCTGCACCTCTGGCTTCCCTTTACAGCACATCCTGGGGCTCCCCCAGCTGCCAGTGGTTTGCCTTTCAGAAAAGTTTTGGCCTAGATGGGGTATTTGGTTTGCCAAACTCCCAGATATAACTAGGGACTAAGTAAAGCAGGGAGGAATGGAGAAATGAAAGGTCTGTGAGGGCTGGATCTGTGTGGAAGGAGGACTATCCATAGTTCTgtctgctgtgggctctggtGTCCAAATCCCAAATAACTGCTTGACTTTGCCCTGCAGGGATcagaataaatacaaagaagCAGCACACCTCTTGAATGATGCTCTTTCCATCCGTGAGAAGACTCTAGGCAAAGACCACCCAGCGGTGAGTGTCTCCCTCCTCTTCCAGTCACTTCTTCACttttgggtgctgctggggcactgTTCCAGCAGTTTTACTGCTCCAGTGTTTCCTGCTGGCTGGTTCAGTATGGCCTGTAAGGAGTTGGCTTCTCTTGGATCCTGTGATATAGGCAGGGCAGGATCTGTCTCCTGTCTCTGGACCTCCTTCTCTTGAGAAGCAGCAGTACTGCAGGCATGGAGGAAATGGGACAGTCACTGTTACTGCTGCTTGCACCCCTTGTTTGGTCCTGCTGgaatttgctttgtttcatgCAGAAACATGTTTCATTCTGTCTCTGTAGGTGGCAGCGACTTTGAACAATTTGGCTGTTCTCTATGGCAAGAGAGGGAAGTACAAAGAAGCAGAGCCACTGTGTAAGCGGGCCCTGGAGATCCGTGAGAAGGTACGAGTCTTCCACACTTTCtcctctcagctctccctgtggGCTTTCTCCCATTACCTCAGTGCACATGGGAAATCCAGGGCCTATCTAGTCTCTTCAGCTGCTGATTCTGCCACCGTCTTTCCTGTCTCTCCAGTGTTTGCAGCCCTAGAGAGGCCTGCCAGGAGGGGGAAGCTGGAATTTCTCCTCTTTGCCTCTCCAGTCCTTGGCTTTTATCTGACACAGTAGACACTGTAGTCCCCCCAGCACATGCCTAACTCCAGGAGTCCGCTGCAGTCTTTGTGCCTTCTCTTCTTTTGTTCACCCAGGTTCTAGGCAAAGACCATCCTGATGTGGCCAAGCAGCTGAACAATCTAGCCCTGTTGTGCCAGAACCAGGGCAAGTATGATGAGGTGGAGTACTATTACTGCCGGGCCCTGGAGATCTACGAGAGCTGCCTGGGTCCTGATGACCCCAATGTGGCCAAGACCAAGAACAACCTGGTGAGGCCCTGGGGAGAGGCTGTGTAGTGTTGGGGAGGGGTGCTGTGGAAGAGGTGAGCATTGCATTATAGCTTAGACACAGAGCCATAGCAGCAAGATGTGGGCAGAGTTAATCTGTTTCCCAGTGGGACTggagctgttttgttttggttgcaGGCTTCCTGTTACCTGAAGCAAGGCAAATACAAAGATGCAGAGGTGCTGTATAAGGATATCCTTACCCGTGCTCATGTGAAGGAGTTTGGCTCTGTGGATGGTTTGTACAGCAGAAGCCcttggggctggggaggggtttCCTGTCTCTCAGCCTAGATTTGTCTGGTTCTGGTGTTGCCCACACTGAGGGATGGGATGCCTTGCAGGGCCCCTGCTTTGGGCAGCCCTTGAGATGCTGCCATTCCAGTGTCTTatgctgttccctctcctctcaGAAGTCTCAACCCAGTCTTTATAGGGTTGGGAATAGTAAATGGCACAGTCATTCCCAGGCATAGGCTGAAGTTTCTCCTGTGCACCTGGCACATGTGCTTCCACTGGGAGGActtgttctttccttcccctgTCCTGCCCTTGCAGTGTTGGTTGCCTTTCTTGGGACTCGGGATGAGGGAGCAGGGCGGAGGATCTGGAAGTGTTGTCACCTCCCTCTGATGAGGTGCTAGCTCTGGGGACAGGGTACTGAGCTGTACAGGAGGCAAACAACAGCATGGGGTGGTGAATGGACCTGTTTTGCATTCTTCCCCACACAGATGAGCACAAGCCAATCTGGATGCatgcagaggagagagaggagatgagCAAGGTGAGTCTGATCCCAGGGGGTTTGATCTTCTCTTATCACAGCCTATCTCTTATCTCCtccttcctggagaagctgcagtCTGAAGAGCTCCCAAGTCCCGGAGGTGTCTGGAAAGCAGGGatacagcactgctgctccctggggcagcagggagggaaggccCTTCATAGAGCAGGGTGTTTTTCCTTGAGCAGGGCTGTTCAGTCTCTCGGCCATGGCTGCATGCTCTCTCTGGTTTAGTGATTGATCCCTCTTGGGCATGCAGATGATGGAAGATGGAAGATGGCAGATGGCAGAGGGTTGTGCTGCAAGGCCTTGGCACTCCGTTCCGAAGAGCTGCCAGTACCCAGAGCATAAGTGGCTTCTGAAGCAGCTCTAAGGCTGTCTAGGGAAAAATGGAGGTCAAGAAGAAactgctgctgtcacctctCTTAGGAAATGGAGCCATGTCTGAAAAAGATGTCTGCACGGGGCAGGCCCTAGCTGGCCTCTGAAAGAGGATAGAAATGGACTGTGCTTGCCTTGGGCTAGGCTGAAAGGCAAAGCTACTGCTGCTCCTGTAGCACAGGCCCTGCTCTGTGGGCAGTCAATAAATGCAGCAGAGTTGTGTCTTTGCTTTTGCCACGTCTGAGGCCCCATCTGCTTTTTGGCAACTGGTTGAAGCAGCAGAATGAAGGGTTCTGATCTAGTCCTCTACCTGCAGTGGgactctccttttcttttgcccTCAGAGCAGGCCCCAACCCTACAGAGTTCAGGCAGCAGTCTGGCAGGCTTGACTTAGGGACTGATGAGTCCCATCCTGTCAGCCCTGAAAGCAGGGCACTGGCACGTGCTTCCCACCGGCATCCTGTGCCTTCCCAttgagctgctctgtgtggctcccagtgcagagcactgctcagctttacactgttctggctgctgtacTGGGAAGGCTCTGCTGTAAAGAATCTGCACTTGCTGCAACACCATCCTGGAGAAATCCAAGTTGGAGTAGAGACCAGGCTCCTCTTGCCCCCTCTGG
The DNA window shown above is from Corvus hawaiiensis isolate bCorHaw1 chromosome 3, bCorHaw1.pri.cur, whole genome shotgun sequence and carries:
- the KLC4 gene encoding kinesin light chain 4 isoform X2, translated to MSTMVYPREEKLDKLSQEEIISNTKLVMQGLEALKNEHNSILHSLLETIKCLKKDEEANLVHEKSNLLRKSVEMIELGLGEAQVMMALSNHLNAVESEKQKLRAQVRRLCQENQWLRDELANTQQKLQRSEQTVAQLEEEKKHLEFMNQLKKYDEDVSPSEEKEGDSTKDSLDDLFPNEEEEHGPGLPHQHSSAVAAAQQGGYEIPARLRTLHNLVIQYASQGRYEVAVPLCKQALEDLEKTSGHDHPDVATMLNILALVYRDQNKYKEAAHLLNDALSIREKTLGKDHPAVAATLNNLAVLYGKRGKYKEAEPLCKRALEIREKVLGKDHPDVAKQLNNLALLCQNQGKYDEVEYYYCRALEIYESCLGPDDPNVAKTKNNLASCYLKQGKYKDAEVLYKDILTRAHVKEFGSVDDEHKPIWMHAEEREEMSKSKHRDSTPYAEYGGWYKACKVSSPTVNTTLRNLGALYRRQGKLEAAETLEECAVRSRRQGIDPINQTKVVEILKEGDGTERRRSLGGSVKYENATDGSEEDGSGTLQRSSSLGKIRDVIRRSSEMLVKKLQGNGPLEPRNTSMKRAASLNYLHKSSDASFEGTQGLRAESRGLSASSMDLSSHSSLLSSN
- the KLC4 gene encoding kinesin light chain 4 isoform X1 — protein: MSTMVYPREEKLDKLSQEEIISNTKLVMQGLEALKNEHNSILHSLLETIKCLKKDEEANLVHEKSNLLRKSVEMIELGLGEAQVMMALSNHLNAVESEKQKLRAQVRRLCQENQWLRDELANTQQKLQRSEQTVAQLEEEKKHLEFMNQLKKYDEDVSPSEEKEGDSTKDSLDDLFPNEEEEHGPGLPHQHSSAVAAAQQGGYEIPARLRTLHNLVIQYASQGRYEVAVPLCKQALEDLEKTSGHDHPDVATMLNILALVYRDQNKYKEAAHLLNDALSIREKTLGKDHPAVAATLNNLAVLYGKRGKYKEAEPLCKRALEIREKVLGKDHPDVAKQLNNLALLCQNQGKYDEVEYYYCRALEIYESCLGPDDPNVAKTKNNLASCYLKQGKYKDAEVLYKDILTRAHVKEFGSVDDEHKPIWMHAEEREEMSKSKHRDSTPYAEYGGWYKACKVSSPTVNTTLRNLGALYRRQGKLEAAETLEECAVRSRRQGIDPINQTKVVEILKEGDGTERRRSLGGSVKYENATDGSEEVSMGVEWSGDGSGTLQRSSSLGKIRDVIRRSSEMLVKKLQGNGPLEPRNTSMKRAASLNYLHKSSDASFEGTQGLRAESRGLSASSMDLSSHSSLLSSN
- the KLC4 gene encoding kinesin light chain 4 isoform X3; this encodes MSTMVYPREEKLDKLSQEEIISNTKLVMQGLEALKNEHNSILHSLLETIKCLKKDEEANLVHEKSNLLRKSVEMIELGLGEAQVMMALSNHLNAVESEKQKLRAQVRRLCQENQWLRDELANTQQKLQRSEQTVAQLEEEKKHLEFMNQLKKYDEDVSPSEEKEGDSTKDSLDDLFPNEEEEHGPGLPHQHSSAVAAAQQGGYEIPARLRTLHNLVIQYASQGRYEVAVPLCKQALEDLEKTSGHDHPDVATMLNILALVYRDQNKYKEAAHLLNDALSIREKTLGKDHPAVAATLNNLAVLYGKRGKYKEAEPLCKRALEIREKVLGKDHPDVAKQLNNLALLCQNQGKYDEVEYYYCRALEIYESCLGPDDPNVAKTKNNLASCYLKQGKYKDAEVLYKDILTRAHVKEFGSVDDEHKPIWMHAEEREEMSKSKHRDSTPYAEYGGWYKACKVSSPTVNTTLRNLGALYRRQGKLEAAETLEECAVRSRRQGIDPINQTKVVEILKEGDGTERRRSLGGSVKYENATDGSEEVSMGVEWSGA